In the Symmachiella macrocystis genome, GATTCAGGACGCACCAAGGTCGCCGTTCCCGCATCAACATCCACATCCCATTCGGCCAATATGGGCGGCGGCAATTCCAGCACGTAATCGGGATCGACCACATTCGCCGCCAAGCTTGATTGGCAAAACCCATACGTACGATTCGGCCGCACCTCATCCAATGTCACCCGCAAAGTATCACCCGGCTCCGCCGCCTCAACATAAAACGGCCCGGTCTGCGGATTGCCTCGCGGCGACACAGAAACCCGCCGCTGATCAAACCCCCGCGCATCAATTGTGGTTGTCGAAACCGAATCCCCACTCTGCACCTGCAGCACCGCTGGATGCGACCCCATCGTCGTATGATAGTGCGTCGGCTGAAACGTATGATGCATTGATCGCTCCCCTACTGGTTCCCAAACTCTGTTTGGGAACCCAGATTCTCGAAGCTCTGCTTCGAGTCCCTAATTATTTCTTGCCCCAACAAATTCTCTAATCCGTCCAGCGAAGCAGAGCTTCGTGAAATTGCGTTCCCAAGCAGAGCTTGGGAACGAGAGAATCCGTGTCAATCCGTGGCTAAAACCTTCGTAAACTTCCGCAACGACGGACAGTCCGCTTTGACCATGCCGCGTTGCACCCCCGCGGAATCGGTCACTTCGCCGAGGTAAATGTCGCCGCGGGAATCGCCCCATATGTCGTGCGGAGCGATGAAGTCGCCCGGCTGATAGGGGTCCTTTCCGCCGCCCCAGCGGGCCAGCAGGTTGCCGTCGCTGTCGAAGATGCTCAATCGTCCGCCGGTTTCGTCGGGACGCGGGTCGGGTGTCCCCGCATGATATCCGACCTCCGCCACGTACGCGCGATCGTCGGCATCGAAAAAGATTTGGCAGGGGCGGGCGATTTCCGTCCACTGGTCGAGGTATTCCCCTTCGGGCGAAAATATCTGCAACCGGCTGTTTTCGCGGTCCGCCACGAACACGCGTCCGCGACTGTCGATCGCGATTCCGTGCGGCAGGTTGAATTGCCCCGGTCCGGTTCCCGGTTCGCCCCAGGAGAGGAGCAGTTCCCCATCGGCGGAAAACTTATGCACCCGCGCGTTGCCGTAACCATCGGTCACAAACATCTCGCCCGACGGCGCCAGCGTCAAATTCGTCGGTTGATTAAACGGCGGCCCGCCCCGTTGGATCGTGCGGTAATCGCGATTGACGACCCCGGTCTCACTGGCCTGTCCGCTGGTGCCGAGCGTCCGCAACAATTTGCCATCAGGCGTGTAATGGCCAATCGTGTGATCCAGATCGTCGGTCAGATACAACGTATCGTCCGGCGCGATCCAGATACCGTGCGGACGGACGAATTGCTCTTCGCCCCAAGCATCGATGAAGTTGCCCTCGCGATCGAAGATCAACACCGGGTGCGGACCGCGATCAAACACGAAGACCCGGTCCCGCGAATCGACCGCCACACCGACCGCTTCGGTCAACGTCCACCCCGCAGGCATCTGATGCCAAGTCGCACAGGCCTGGTAAACATAATCCCCACTGCCGACAATCTCGGTCACAGGTGCGTGGTCGCTCGACATGCATCGTTCTCCCCGATTAAAAAAAACACCAACACGCTCCCTTCTACCCCGGCACAACGACAACGTCAATCATTCCCCACCCGCAGACTTTCACGAACCAAATTTCATGCTACGCTAAACCACAAATGTGGGGGGCGTCGCTCTGTTGTGGCAAGGACTTCTGAACTTGCCACGGGCTCGACCGCAGGTCTCCCTGGTTCTACGGGAGACCTACGGTCGAGCGAGTGCGGGGTCGGGAGACCCGCGCACAACAATCACAACGATCACGATTCACCAAGCGAGATAAACAACATGCGATTAGAAAACAAAGTCGCCCTGATCACCGGCGGCGGCAGCGGTATTGGACGTGAAACCAGCACGCTTTTCGCTGCCGAAGGCGCCAAAGTCGTCGTCGTTGATGTCAACGATACCGGCGGTGAGGAAACGGTTGCGACGATCCAATCGGCCGGTGGCGAAGCGGTTTATGTACATGCCGATATTTCCCAAGCGGCCGATTGCGAGAACATGGTCCGCACGGCCGAGGATTCGTTCGGCGGTCTGCATGTGATGTTCAACAACGCCGGCATCATGCATGGTGACGATGGTGATGCGGAGCAGACGACGGAGAAGATTTGGGAATTGACGATGGCCATCAATCTCAAAGGGGTCTTCCTGGGCTGCAAATACGGGATCCCGGCGATTCGCAAATCGGGCGGCGGTTCGATCATCAACACCGCCTCGTTCGTCGCCTTAATGGGCGCCGCCACGCCGCAACTGGCCTACACCGCTAGCAAAGGAGGCGTGCTCGCCATGTCCCGCGAATTGGCCGTCATCCACGCCCGCGAAAATATCCGCGTCAACGCCCTCTGCCCCGGTCCACTGAAAACCGAACTGCTGATGAGCTTTCTCGACACCGAAGAGAAAAAACAACGCCGCCTAGTCCACATCCCCATGGGCCGCTTCGGCCTGGCAGCAGAGATGGCCAAAGCGGTGCTGTTTTTGGCGTCGGATGATTCATCGTATATGACGGGGGCGGAGTTCACGGTCGATGGCGGGATCACGGCGGCGTATGTGACGCCGGAGTGATCGGGTGCGGTCCGCACAGCGGACCCTACTTGTCTTGGCCTACTTGGCGGGGATTTTAGTCGACCGAATTGCCGACAAAACACCATCCTGCAAGAGATGTGCGGTCCTCTGCGAAAACCCGAAAACAAACGCTCTCGCCGCGATGTAGTTCCGTGTTAATTTCTTCAATAGCGGCTTTCGCTTCCGCAATCGTGGGACGTTCTATCTCGAATTGTTGGCTCAATTCCTCATCGGAATAAAGGTATGCGTATCCGAACTCTTCGTCGTCGGAGACTCCCAATACATCAAGAATGTTCCCCAGGCCTTCCCCACTACCGGCATTGAGTTTATTGAGTATTTCTAAACGACCTTGCCAATCGTCCGGGATCTCCGCGGCAGCGACCTGTTCAATGTCAAAAAGGAAAGATTCATAGAGTTCCAATATTTCACAGGGATCGTCGCGCCGGCATTCTTCGACTGCGTCCCGTGCACCTTTAAGAGTCTCCTCGATCATTGACGGTAAATCATAGTCCGCCACACGTTGGTCCTGAAGTTCATGCAACGCATCGAGCGGGGATTCTTGTGGGCTAGAGAATTGATACCATAGTTGAGCACCCATAATTACGATTTCCTTCGTTAAGAAATGCCTTCCGATTGCGTTTGAGTCGCCTACACCACCTCCCCAATATCCTCCCCCCACAACTCCGGCCGGTCGGCGATAAACTGCCGCATCAGTTCCACGCACTCGGCGTTATCAACCACCTGCACGTCGACGCCGCGGCTGCGGACGTGGGCTTCGGGGCCTTGGAAGGTTTGGTTTTCACCCACGATGACTTGGGGGATTTTGTAGAGCAGGTATAGATCCAATTTTACGCGTTGCTCAACCGCTTGATCATCTTGAAGTTCCTCAACACTGTCGTCCCTCGCGAGACCTCTTGCTGCGCGACAACAGTAAAACCACGGGCAGTGAAAAAGGGGCGGGCGGTGATGCTGACGTCGGCGGTTAGTTCGTCGAGATTCTGCTGGTGCGCGTCGGCTTCAATCGCCGCATACAACAGTTTGCCCACCCCCTGCCCTTGCCGTTCGTGATGCACATAGAAGTGATCGATGTACCCCGACGGTAGTAAACCCGCATACCCCACAACGTCGTCGCCAGCCACACAGACGTAAGGTTGCATCGTCTCAATCCGCGCCCGCCACAGATGCTTGTCGATAGTATCCGGCGCCCAAGCCTCGACCTGCTCTGCGGTGTAGTCACGGATGTTCACGTTGTGAATCGTGGCAAAAAACAACCGCCATAATTCGGTTTCCTCGCCGAGCTGATATTTGCGAATGTGCATCGATGACGCGATTATGTGCTTTTCAATACGTTGTTGTGCAGTGCAGCGAACCCGACGCTATTTGCCGTCCGTCAGCAGATGCTTTTTCAAAAATGGCACAACTTGGTTCGCGCGGGTGTTACCAGTTTTTTTGAAATCGGTATGCACGACGCATTCGATGCCCATTTTGTCCATCCGCTCCTTGAGGACTTTGCCAAATCGCGGGTGATGAATGCCGATGCTGCGGCTGCTGATTGGGGTGTCGTAGTCGCTGTCGTAGGTCATCAACACCGGCGGATCATCAGCGGTGAGATGCGTGAGGGCCGAGACTTCTTCGAACAGTTTGTACTTCTCTGCCGGCAGGTTGTCGAGTTGTTTCATATCGATGTCGAACAATTGCGCCAGTGCGGAGTTGCTGTAGGTGTCGGTGCCGGGATAGAGCTTGCGAATGAAACGCGGGTCATAGGAAGTCTGCCCGTTGTTCACCGCCATGCAAGTCAGCCGCGTCGACTCCCGTAAGACGGGGTCTTCATTTTTCGGGTCGGCCATGTCGTCATGAAAACCGAGCCACAGCGACATCCCCGCCCCCGCCGATCCGCCGACAGCAGCGATTTTTGTGGGATCAAGATTCCACTTGTCGGCATTGTGCCGCACAAACTGCACCGCCCGCGCCGCATCCTGGTGTTGGGCCGGCGCGATATGGTCAGGCGTAAACCGATAGGTGATCGCCACGACGGAAATCCCGGATTTCAAACATTCACGCAGCACAGGCCTGCTGACGCTCTTGTCGCCATGCCGAAATGCACCGCCGTGGATGGAAACCAACACGGGCGTCGGCTTGTCCGATTCGGCCAGCCAAACATCCATCACATGGCGGTCGTGCGGACCGTATTTGACGTCGGCATGGGTGGGCGGGGGCACACTGCTTTTTTTCTTCGACACGTCTTGGGCGTCCGCTACGGGGGCCAAAACCAGGAGGCTAGAGATTGCGATGAGAAATCGGAGATGCAT is a window encoding:
- a CDS encoding GNAT family N-acetyltransferase, producing the protein MHIRKYQLGEETELWRLFFATIHNVNIRDYTAEQVEAWAPDTIDKHLWRARIETMQPYVCVAGDDVVGYAGLLPSGYIDHFYVHHERQGQGVGKLLYAAIEADAHQQNLDELTADVSITARPFFTARGFTVVAQQEVSRGTTVLRNFKMIKRLSNA
- a CDS encoding peptidyl-alpha-hydroxyglycine alpha-amidating lyase family protein, which translates into the protein MSSDHAPVTEIVGSGDYVYQACATWHQMPAGWTLTEAVGVAVDSRDRVFVFDRGPHPVLIFDREGNFIDAWGEEQFVRPHGIWIAPDDTLYLTDDLDHTIGHYTPDGKLLRTLGTSGQASETGVVNRDYRTIQRGGPPFNQPTNLTLAPSGEMFVTDGYGNARVHKFSADGELLLSWGEPGTGPGQFNLPHGIAIDSRGRVFVADRENSRLQIFSPEGEYLDQWTEIARPCQIFFDADDRAYVAEVGYHAGTPDPRPDETGGRLSIFDSDGNLLARWGGGKDPYQPGDFIAPHDIWGDSRGDIYLGEVTDSAGVQRGMVKADCPSLRKFTKVLATD
- a CDS encoding glucose 1-dehydrogenase is translated as MRLENKVALITGGGSGIGRETSTLFAAEGAKVVVVDVNDTGGEETVATIQSAGGEAVYVHADISQAADCENMVRTAEDSFGGLHVMFNNAGIMHGDDGDAEQTTEKIWELTMAINLKGVFLGCKYGIPAIRKSGGGSIINTASFVALMGAATPQLAYTASKGGVLAMSRELAVIHARENIRVNALCPGPLKTELLMSFLDTEEKKQRRLVHIPMGRFGLAAEMAKAVLFLASDDSSYMTGAEFTVDGGITAAYVTPE
- a CDS encoding alpha/beta hydrolase, producing the protein MPPPTHADVKYGPHDRHVMDVWLAESDKPTPVLVSIHGGAFRHGDKSVSRPVLRECLKSGISVVAITYRFTPDHIAPAQHQDAARAVQFVRHNADKWNLDPTKIAAVGGSAGAGMSLWLGFHDDMADPKNEDPVLRESTRLTCMAVNNGQTSYDPRFIRKLYPGTDTYSNSALAQLFDIDMKQLDNLPAEKYKLFEEVSALTHLTADDPPVLMTYDSDYDTPISSRSIGIHHPRFGKVLKERMDKMGIECVVHTDFKKTGNTRANQVVPFLKKHLLTDGK